From Vibrio crassostreae, one genomic window encodes:
- a CDS encoding 4Fe-4S dicluster domain-containing protein: MLKQLLEQATSNNAKARLYAFENTVELTNLIPPTVSYESGGNTLVIGPTAIIESAAAQLPQLTSLTLLSTDGEKGTNPELYFANSVQVSGFLGTFEVVIESKGTSSNLAKVAINHDCFDVVLDLCLNSCMTEEVPVPGYYPVGRGYPKLAEALEEIPTLMGTFDKPKFFRLDTDLCAHSSRGVKGCERCVDACPAGALSSEGSDKTGHKIEINPYLCQGVGTCATSCPTEAISYALPNPDDTQKFIERTLANYEQAGGLDPIVLICSSRHETYNVMALKALPDNVIPIVVEELPSIGIDTWFAALVNGATQVLFAASRFMPETIIRVLNNEVGIAQELLDQIGIPKETIDILYLESLREGPPTLCVDSFDLALGDLQGNKRQRLFTALDAMSSARIPVENIVELPSNAPYGTVSCESKDCTLCMSCVAVCPTRALHTDGASPSLKFVEQDCIQCGLCEKACPENVLTLTPRMNWVKEERQKAVVIHEEKAAECVRCHKPFAPQSMIDMLQSKLRGHSHFSDEAAINRIAMCEDCRVVDMFDSMAQDPLKQLKY; this comes from the coding sequence ATGCTTAAACAATTATTAGAACAAGCAACTTCAAATAACGCTAAAGCAAGACTGTATGCATTTGAAAATACAGTTGAGTTAACAAATCTGATTCCACCTACTGTTAGCTACGAAAGCGGCGGTAATACTCTTGTTATTGGTCCAACTGCGATCATTGAAAGTGCTGCGGCGCAATTACCTCAATTGACGAGCCTAACCTTATTGTCGACAGACGGCGAAAAGGGCACAAACCCAGAACTGTATTTCGCGAATTCGGTTCAAGTCTCCGGTTTCCTTGGCACGTTTGAAGTTGTGATCGAAAGTAAAGGCACATCAAGCAACCTAGCGAAAGTCGCGATTAATCACGATTGTTTCGATGTTGTTCTAGACCTATGTCTGAATAGCTGCATGACAGAGGAAGTACCTGTACCAGGTTATTACCCAGTAGGTCGTGGCTATCCAAAACTGGCTGAAGCACTGGAAGAGATTCCAACGCTAATGGGCACGTTTGATAAACCTAAGTTCTTCCGTCTAGACACTGACCTTTGTGCGCACAGTTCTCGTGGCGTAAAAGGTTGTGAGCGTTGTGTTGATGCTTGTCCTGCTGGCGCACTATCAAGTGAAGGCTCTGATAAGACCGGCCATAAGATTGAGATCAACCCTTACCTATGTCAAGGCGTTGGTACTTGTGCAACGAGCTGTCCGACAGAAGCAATCTCTTACGCATTGCCTAATCCTGACGATACTCAAAAATTCATTGAACGTACGCTAGCGAATTACGAGCAAGCGGGCGGTCTTGATCCTATCGTGCTTATCTGTAGCTCACGTCATGAAACTTACAACGTGATGGCTCTTAAAGCGCTACCAGATAACGTGATTCCAATTGTCGTAGAAGAACTGCCATCTATTGGTATTGATACTTGGTTTGCAGCTTTAGTAAATGGCGCAACTCAGGTTCTGTTTGCAGCATCTCGCTTTATGCCAGAAACGATCATTCGAGTTCTGAATAACGAAGTAGGGATCGCACAAGAACTGCTAGACCAAATCGGTATTCCAAAAGAAACCATCGATATCCTGTATCTAGAATCGCTACGTGAAGGTCCTCCAACACTTTGTGTGGATTCGTTCGATCTTGCACTTGGCGATCTTCAAGGTAACAAGCGTCAACGTCTATTTACAGCACTTGATGCGATGTCTTCAGCTCGAATTCCAGTTGAGAACATTGTTGAGCTTCCATCGAATGCGCCATATGGCACGGTTTCGTGTGAAAGCAAAGATTGTACTTTGTGTATGAGTTGTGTGGCTGTGTGTCCGACACGTGCACTTCATACCGACGGGGCTTCTCCATCACTTAAATTTGTAGAACAAGACTGTATTCAATGTGGCTTGTGTGAAAAGGCATGTCCTGAAAATGTTCTGACTCTGACGCCTCGTATGAACTGGGTAAAAGAAGAACGTCAGAAGGCGGTTGTGATTCATGAAGAGAAAGCTGCGGAATGTGTACGTTGCCATAAACCATTCGCACCTCAGTCTATGATCGACATGTTACAGAGCAAGTTACGCGGTCACTCTCACTTTTCAGATGAAGCAGCGATCAATCGTATTGCGATGTGTGAGGACTGTCGTGTGGTGGATATGTTCGATTCAATGGCGCAAGACCCATTGAAACAATTGAAATACTAG
- a CDS encoding TorD/DmsD family molecular chaperone yields the protein METNLDQAQEQTLRTEIYLVLSALFRSAPSEEVIDFLKTLDIEASESAMQKAWIAIQQAATESNREALEDEYQDLFIGIGRGEIVPFGSWHRTGAMMEKPLAEIRHDLELLGIERDDQVKEPEDHIAALCEVMAMLTGEEEALQQAIFNKHLGPWFNSFTRQLESAESANFYKSAAQLCEAFLTLEQVRFSVNTKSSKHKLKIDVKNVTDYE from the coding sequence TTGGAAACTAATTTGGATCAGGCACAAGAACAGACACTAAGAACTGAGATCTATTTGGTTCTATCTGCACTGTTTCGTAGCGCACCTTCTGAAGAGGTGATCGACTTTCTAAAAACGCTAGATATTGAAGCGTCTGAAAGTGCAATGCAAAAAGCTTGGATTGCTATTCAACAAGCGGCAACAGAATCAAATCGCGAAGCGTTAGAAGACGAATATCAAGATCTGTTCATTGGCATTGGCCGTGGAGAGATTGTTCCATTTGGTTCTTGGCATCGCACTGGCGCCATGATGGAAAAACCATTAGCAGAGATTCGTCATGATTTAGAGCTTTTAGGCATTGAACGTGATGATCAAGTAAAAGAGCCAGAAGATCATATTGCGGCATTGTGTGAAGTAATGGCAATGCTAACCGGTGAAGAAGAAGCCCTGCAACAAGCGATTTTCAATAAGCACCTTGGTCCTTGGTTCAACTCTTTTACGCGTCAGCTTGAAAGTGCAGAAAGTGCCAACTTCTACAAATCGGCCGCTCAGCTGTGTGAAGCATTTTTAACGTTAGAACAAGTGCGTTTTAGCGTTAATACAAAAAGCAGTAAGCATAAATTAAAGATTGATGTGAAAAACGTCACTGATTACGAGTAA
- a CDS encoding twin-arginine translocation signal domain-containing protein, with amino-acid sequence MKDNKEINTSRRDLLKGLTTAAVAGAVVAGTTKVATASETVEMPKEDMKKTGYRETQHIRDYYDTL; translated from the coding sequence ATGAAAGATAATAAAGAAATAAACACAAGCCGTAGGGACTTACTCAAAGGCTTAACGACTGCAGCCGTAGCTGGTGCCGTTGTCGCTGGTACAACTAAAGTGGCAACTGCTTCAGAAACGGTTGAAATGCCGAAAGAAGACATGAAGAAGACGGGCTATCGTGAAACGCAACACATTCGCGATTACTACGACACGCTTTAG